The following coding sequences are from one Mustela lutreola isolate mMusLut2 chromosome 5, mMusLut2.pri, whole genome shotgun sequence window:
- the LMBRD2 gene encoding G-protein coupled receptor-associated protein LMBRD2 isoform X1, producing MSGAALGLEIVFVFFLALFLLHRYGDFKKQHRLVIVGTLLAWYLCFLIVFILPLDVSTTIYNRCKHAAANSSPPENSNITGLYATATPGPSQHPCFKPWSYIPDGIMPIFWRVVYWTSQFLTWILLPFMQSYARSGGFSITGKIKTALIENAIYYGTYLLIFGAFLIYVAVNPHLHLEWNQLQTIGIAAANTWGLFLLVLLLGYGLVEIPRSYWNGAKRGYLLMKTYFKAAKLMTEKADAEENLEDVMEEVRKVNESIKYNHPLRKCVDTILKKCPTEYQEKMGRNMDDYEDFDEKHNTYPSEKSLVKLHKQVIYSVQRHRRTQVQWRILLEQAFYLEDVAKNETSATHQFVHTFQSPEPENKFIQYFYNPTVEWYWECLLRPWFYRILAVVLSVFSVIVVWSECTFFSTTPVLSLFAVFIQLAEKTYNYIYIEIACFLSIFFLSICVYSTVFRIRVFNYYYLASHHQTDAYSLLFSGMLFCRLTPPLCLNFLGLTHMDSSISHQNTQPTAYTSIMGSMKVLSFIADGFYIYYPMLVVILCIATYFSLGTRCLNLLGFQQFMGDNDMTSDLVDEGKELIRREKRKRQRQEEGENRRREWKERYGHSREDSTRNRNVHVDPKESSLSDLSTTRSTSKYTRANNRTERDRIELLQDVEPLDFNAETFTDDPLESKAERSFLYPPFRYQPGGRYLSMSRTGIFDDV from the exons ATGAGTGGTGCAGCTCTGGGACTCGagattgtttttgtcttttttctggcATTATTCCTACTTCATCGATATGGAGATTTCAAGAAACAGCACAGACTTGTAATTGTCGGAACACTGCTAGCTTGGTATCTCTGCTTTCTTATCGTCTTCATACTGCCTCTGGATGTTAGTACG ACCATATACAACCGGTGCAAGCATGCTGCTGCAAACTCCAGCCCTCCTGAGAATAGCAACATCACTGGCTTATACGCAACTGCTACCCCAGGTCCCAG CCAACATCCATGTTTCAAGCCATGGAGTTACATTCCTGATGGAATCATGCCAATTTTCTGGAGGGTAGTGTATTGGACATCACAATTTTTGACATG GATTCTGTTGCCTTTCATGCAGTCATATGCAAGATCAGGAGGGTTTTCCATCACTGGAAAGATCAAAACTGCACTGATCGAGAATGCAATCTATTATGGCACCTATTTGCTGATTTTTGgagcatttttaatttatgtagcTGTAAACCCACATTTACACTTAGAATG GAACCAGCTTCAGACAATTGGGATAGCTGCTGCAAATACGTGGGGCCTGTTCCTTCTCGTGTTGTTGCTAGGGTATGGTTTGGTAGAAATTCCTCGGTCTTACTGGAATGGAGCAAAAAGAGGTTATCTACTTATGAAAACGTATTTTAAGGCTGCCAAACTGATGACAGAGAAAGCAGATGCAGAAGAGAATTTAGAAGATGTCATGGAG GAGGTTCGCAAAGTGAATGAAAGCATCAAGTATAATCACCCATTGAGAAAATGTGTGGATACAATACTTAAAAAG TGCCCTACAGAGTATCAGGAAAAAATGGGTAGGAACATGGATGATTATGAAGATTTTGATGAAAAGCACAATACCTACCCAAGTGAAAAGAGTCTGGTAAAACTACATAAGCAG GTGATTTATTCAGTTCAGAGGCACCGTCGAACTCAAGTACAGTGGCGGATTCTTTTAGAGCAAGCGTTTTATCTAGAAGATGTAGCAAAAAATGAAACTAGTGCTACTCATCAGTTTGTTCACACCTTCCAGTCACCAGagccagaaaataaatttatccaGTATTTTTATAATCCTACAGTTG aaTGGTACTGGGAATGTCTCTTGCGACCATGGTTTTATAGGATACTTGCCGTGGTTTTGTCCGTCTTCTCTGTGATTGTTGTGTGgtcagaatgcacattctttagCACGACACCTGTCTTATCCCTCTTTGCAGTCTTCATACAGCTGGCGGAAAAAACTTACAACTATATTTATATCGAG aTTGCTTGCTTCCTTTCCATCTTCTTTCTCAGCATCTGTGTTTATTCTACTGTGTTCAGGATTCGTGTATTTAACTATTATTACTTGGCCTCACATCACCAGACTGATGCTTACAGCCTTCTTTTCAGTGGCAT GTTATTTTGCCGCCTGACTCCTCCTTTGTGTCTTAATTTCTTGGGTTTGACTCATATGGACTCATCCATCTCTCACCAGAATACACAGCCAACTGCTTATACATCT attaTGGGTTCCATGAAAGTTTTATCCTTTATTGCAGATGGATTCTACATATATTATCCCATGTTGGTGGTAATTCTCTGCATTGCTACTTACTTTAG TTTGGGAACCCGTTGTTTGAATCTACTTGGTTTCCAGCAGTTCATGGGAGATAATGATATGACATCAGACTTGGTTGATGAAGGAAAAGAATTAATCAGACGAG agaagagaaaaaggcaaaggcaAGAAGAAGGTGAAAATCGAAGAAGA GAGTGGAAAGAACGTTATGGACACAGTAGAGAAGATTCTACCAGAAACAGAAATGTTCATGTTGACCCAAAAGAGTCAAGCCTCTCAGATCTTAGTACCACCCGAT CAACATCCAAATATACCAGGGCCAATAATAGGACTGAAAGAGACCGAATAGAACTCCTCCAAGATGTAGAACCTTTGGATTTTAATGCAGAAACATTTACTGATGATCCTCTTGAATCTAAAGCAGAAAG ATCATTTCTTTATCCACCTTTCAGGTATCAGCCTGGGGGACGATACCTTTCCATGTCTCGAACCGGAATATTTGATGATGTGTAA
- the LMBRD2 gene encoding G-protein coupled receptor-associated protein LMBRD2 isoform X2 translates to MSGAALGLEIVFVFFLALFLLHRYGDFKKQHRLVIVGTLLAWYLCFLIVFILPLDVSTTIYNRCKHAAANSSPPENSNITGLYATATPGPSQHPCFKPWSYIPDGIMPIFWRVVYWTSQFLTWILLPFMQSYARSGGFSITGKIKTALIENAIYYGTYLLIFGAFLIYVAVNPHLHLEWNQLQTIGIAAANTWGLFLLVLLLGYGLVEIPRSYWNGAKRGYLLMKTYFKAAKLMTEKADAEENLEDVMEEVRKVNESIKYNHPLRKCVDTILKKCPTEYQEKMGRNMDDYEDFDEKHNTYPSEKSLVKLHKQVIYSVQRHRRTQVQWRILLEQAFYLEDVAKNETSATHQFVHTFQSPEPENKFIQYFYNPTVEWYWECLLRPWFYRILAVVLSVFSVIVVWSECTFFSTTPVLSLFAVFIQLAEKTYNYIYIEIACFLSIFFLSICVYSTVFRIRVFNYYYLASHHQTDAYSLLFSGMLFCRLTPPLCLNFLGLTHMDSSISHQNTQPTAYTSIMGSMKVLSFIADGFYIYYPMLVVILCIATYFSLGTRCLNLLGFQQFMGDNDMTSDLVDEGKELIRREKRKRQRQEEGENRRREWKERYGHSREDSTRNRNVHVDPKESSLSDLSTTRSTSKYTRANNRTERDRIELLQDVEPLDFNAETFTDDPLESKAERYQPGGRYLSMSRTGIFDDV, encoded by the exons ATGAGTGGTGCAGCTCTGGGACTCGagattgtttttgtcttttttctggcATTATTCCTACTTCATCGATATGGAGATTTCAAGAAACAGCACAGACTTGTAATTGTCGGAACACTGCTAGCTTGGTATCTCTGCTTTCTTATCGTCTTCATACTGCCTCTGGATGTTAGTACG ACCATATACAACCGGTGCAAGCATGCTGCTGCAAACTCCAGCCCTCCTGAGAATAGCAACATCACTGGCTTATACGCAACTGCTACCCCAGGTCCCAG CCAACATCCATGTTTCAAGCCATGGAGTTACATTCCTGATGGAATCATGCCAATTTTCTGGAGGGTAGTGTATTGGACATCACAATTTTTGACATG GATTCTGTTGCCTTTCATGCAGTCATATGCAAGATCAGGAGGGTTTTCCATCACTGGAAAGATCAAAACTGCACTGATCGAGAATGCAATCTATTATGGCACCTATTTGCTGATTTTTGgagcatttttaatttatgtagcTGTAAACCCACATTTACACTTAGAATG GAACCAGCTTCAGACAATTGGGATAGCTGCTGCAAATACGTGGGGCCTGTTCCTTCTCGTGTTGTTGCTAGGGTATGGTTTGGTAGAAATTCCTCGGTCTTACTGGAATGGAGCAAAAAGAGGTTATCTACTTATGAAAACGTATTTTAAGGCTGCCAAACTGATGACAGAGAAAGCAGATGCAGAAGAGAATTTAGAAGATGTCATGGAG GAGGTTCGCAAAGTGAATGAAAGCATCAAGTATAATCACCCATTGAGAAAATGTGTGGATACAATACTTAAAAAG TGCCCTACAGAGTATCAGGAAAAAATGGGTAGGAACATGGATGATTATGAAGATTTTGATGAAAAGCACAATACCTACCCAAGTGAAAAGAGTCTGGTAAAACTACATAAGCAG GTGATTTATTCAGTTCAGAGGCACCGTCGAACTCAAGTACAGTGGCGGATTCTTTTAGAGCAAGCGTTTTATCTAGAAGATGTAGCAAAAAATGAAACTAGTGCTACTCATCAGTTTGTTCACACCTTCCAGTCACCAGagccagaaaataaatttatccaGTATTTTTATAATCCTACAGTTG aaTGGTACTGGGAATGTCTCTTGCGACCATGGTTTTATAGGATACTTGCCGTGGTTTTGTCCGTCTTCTCTGTGATTGTTGTGTGgtcagaatgcacattctttagCACGACACCTGTCTTATCCCTCTTTGCAGTCTTCATACAGCTGGCGGAAAAAACTTACAACTATATTTATATCGAG aTTGCTTGCTTCCTTTCCATCTTCTTTCTCAGCATCTGTGTTTATTCTACTGTGTTCAGGATTCGTGTATTTAACTATTATTACTTGGCCTCACATCACCAGACTGATGCTTACAGCCTTCTTTTCAGTGGCAT GTTATTTTGCCGCCTGACTCCTCCTTTGTGTCTTAATTTCTTGGGTTTGACTCATATGGACTCATCCATCTCTCACCAGAATACACAGCCAACTGCTTATACATCT attaTGGGTTCCATGAAAGTTTTATCCTTTATTGCAGATGGATTCTACATATATTATCCCATGTTGGTGGTAATTCTCTGCATTGCTACTTACTTTAG TTTGGGAACCCGTTGTTTGAATCTACTTGGTTTCCAGCAGTTCATGGGAGATAATGATATGACATCAGACTTGGTTGATGAAGGAAAAGAATTAATCAGACGAG agaagagaaaaaggcaaaggcaAGAAGAAGGTGAAAATCGAAGAAGA GAGTGGAAAGAACGTTATGGACACAGTAGAGAAGATTCTACCAGAAACAGAAATGTTCATGTTGACCCAAAAGAGTCAAGCCTCTCAGATCTTAGTACCACCCGAT CAACATCCAAATATACCAGGGCCAATAATAGGACTGAAAGAGACCGAATAGAACTCCTCCAAGATGTAGAACCTTTGGATTTTAATGCAGAAACATTTACTGATGATCCTCTTGAATCTAAAGCAGAAAG GTATCAGCCTGGGGGACGATACCTTTCCATGTCTCGAACCGGAATATTTGATGATGTGTAA